The genomic DNA GCTCGTGGGGATCCTGCTATTTACTGTATCCTTTCCACTtgtatttgacctcccaaagtgaaaCACCTCACCAAAAGTATGTCTTATCTCAGTCCTTTTACTTTGAGGCTAGGGTCCTGGGACAGGCACCCCAGCCAGAGGATATGTCATTCCTGCTTCCACCCAGTCATACTCCACAAGTGCATGATATGTTTTCACGAGATCACTACTCAGTCTTCTGTAGGTGCAAGGCAGTCAATGCTCACACTGAGAGGCACAGTGTACTATGAGGAAACCATAATAAGCTTCAAGAAGAAGCAGGCATACTGGTAGAGTGGCAGCAATTGAAATCTAATATTGAGAAATGCATTGTGTTACATTGTGGGACAAAGAATGAGAAGAGGCAGAGATGTGGATATATGTGCCCAGATCGCTGAAAGCAGCCAGGCAGGAAGTGGTCATAAGGCAAAATTCATATAGGGCAATAATAGGGAATTCATGGTGATCCTTTATAGAGCTCTGGGTatggcagactgagcgaaggtgttcagtgaaacaatgtCCAAGTCTATGTTTGCTAATGTTCACAGACCGCctgggcctacgtgatctcccggttgccaaacattttaattccccttctcaaCCCCACACTAAtcattctgccctgggcctccaccactgtcagagtgaggccaaatgcaaattgcagaagcagcacctaatattttgcttgggcagcagtATGAATCTGATTTgtctaacttcgtaacccttgAAACCCCCTGTCTCCGttcctcccccaccttagtcgtTAGACTGGTATCATTGTCGTCCTGGTGACTTTCATTgtctaactcgttttcacctatcccacagctaacaatggcttatgtcctttatcatcattactttcattcatttgttctattattCTCTCTATCACcgtctatctcttgtttccctttccccggactctcagtctgatgaaggtcttgacccgaaacatcacctattccttttccagagatgctgtctgatccgctgagttactccagctttttatgtctaactGCATACATCAAGGCTGCATCAACTGTCCTCCAATGCAATGGGGAAATCAATGTTCCATCAGTCACATAAACACCCTGTAATGAAAAAACAACCAATGTATAGAGAATCTATAATCCATTAATTTTGTGTCTGTTATAAAATAAGAAAGGTAAGCaatggttttgagggatatggtccaaacatgggcaaatgggattatcttAGATAGGCATATTGGTAGGCATGgataagctgggctgaagggcccggttCGGTGTTATATATCCTCATGACGCCATACAATAAAATTGTTgaacaaattagtttagtttagtccaatttagaggtacagcctggaaacaggcctttcagcccaccaagtccatgccgaccaatgatcacacgTCCGCTAGCTCTATCCTtctcactaaggacaattttacagaggtcaattaacctacaagcctgaacatttttcgaatgtgggaggaaaccgcagcatccagagaaaattcacgcagtcacagggagatgatacaaactttgtatagacagcacccatagtcaggatcgaacttgtgtcTCTGGCAGCTCTATCATTGTTTTCCAGAAGTCAACCAATCAACCACCACTATGTTGTGGGTGGAGTGGGGTTGGTGCACAACAGACGGAGCAGTTTGTGTCAACAGTGCTATCCTCAGCTGGTGGGTTGCCTCTAGTTGTGCTATTCCGCGGGCTCTTCCTGAACAGAGCGAGAGATGAATTGTTCTGAGGCCTGAAAGGAAGCTGCACCGATTGAAAGGAAATACATGAGATCCTAAGAAGCAGGAGTAAGGGATAGTCTCTGCGATGTCTGGCCTATTACTCCAACATCATCTTCCCTCACCagctccatatccctcaattcactTAATGTCTAAAAACAGCATCAACCCCTTTCTTGAATATACTAAGTGTCTGAGCCTTCACTGTCCTCCTTGGTGGAAATTTACCATCCTTTTGGtggaaatttcttctcatctttgTCCTGAATAGCTGAGCCATTATTTTGGGatctgacctctggttctgggcaCCCAGCTTGGAGATATCGTCCCTACCTCAATCCTGGCAGCCCTGCAAGAAATCtgtctgtttcaatgagatcatcttTCATTCTTTTCAACGGAACAGTTTAGGCACAACCTGACAACCTCTCTTTTGTGGGTGAGAGCCCTTGCCAAGAATCCGTCTGGTGAAGCCTTGCTGAAATTTTCCATTTTTACAAGTACTTTGTTCCCTTCTTAGGGAGTCCAGACCTGCAGACAGACATGCTCCTCACCATGAGTGGCTGGCTTGAAAGACCTGTGGTTCTGATCGCAGTTTTCTCTACAGCTTATACAGTGCGGGAGTTGGTAAGGgcaatagacacatagaaacatagaaaataggtgcaggagcaggccattcggcccttcaaaccagcaccggcattcattgcgatcatagctgatcatccccaatcaataacccgtgcctgccttctccccaaatctcttgattccactagccctctgtggcaggggattccacaaatttacaactctctgggtaaaaaagtattttctcacctcagtcttaaatggcttcccctttattctaagactgtggcccctggttctggactcgcccaacattgggaacatttttcctacatctagcttgtccagtccttttataattttatatgtttctataagacccctctcatccttctaaactccagtgaatacaagcctagtcttttcaatctttcctcatatgacagtcccgccatccaagggatcaatctcttgaacctacgctgcactgcctcaatcacaaggatgaccttcctcaaattaggagaccaaaactgtacacaatactccagatatggtctcaccagagcccaagACAACTGCAGAAGGGACACGACCATCTTTGCTACAGAAGCAAAAAGAAGCTGCAAGCATCTTAAAGCCTTCGTCTGTTCCAAAATGCTTCTGTGAGATCACCACCTCCATCACTTGGAGAAGAAGGGACTGAACCTTTCCACAACAAACCAACCTGAAAATGGAACAGAGAGGCACTGCAGGAACCCACAGCACTGTGTAGTCAGCGAAGCGCTGCCTGTCTGCCCCAAAATGAATTATGTGGCTTTGAATTCCTTTTTCCTATCTCTCCGAATTCCTTTATTCTTCTACTAACACAAACATTGGGATCATCTTGTCAAGCCTAGCTTCACCCTATCCGAGATAGTTCCTTTGTCAGCCATTGTTCTCTTCAGAGTTTTcatccatccctcccacaccatTCCTGATGGTCTCTtggacaatgaagttcttacaCCTGAAACTGTTTCCCTTCCCATAGTTGCTACCAACCTGGCAAAGTGTTTCCAGAGTTATATTAAAGGTTTTGGGCTGTAAAATATCAGTATAGGAGCCAATGAGAGGTATATGCCGTAAGTGAATGGGCTGCCCTGTTAAGCCCCCCGTGACAGTCACTGACAGTTGATAGCTGCAAGGAATAGTAAACACTGTGGTCCATCTGTTCCCCAATGCAGACACATATACCTTGTCTGTGATACTTTCCTTAAAATCAATGGAATTTCAGGAATTTGTGACAACCATCAAACCATTACAGCCTTTTTGCCAGGGGATGAGAGGCAGGTTGAAGTTGAGCAGCTCCAAGACATCTCTCAGCATTGGTAAAATAATTTAACTAATTTCTGTGGGGCTCATCCACAGTAAACTAAGGAAACTTGTATGGAGACACAAGattgttagtctgaagaagggccctaatccaaaacatcatctttccatttcactccacaaagactgtctgacccactgagttcctcgcgcagtttattttttgcaggACAAAACATGTATCATGTGTCTGAACTCCTACACCTTCAGTTAAGATCATTACAACACACAGCCAATGTTCTCTTTACAGTTTTTATTTGATCCACAAAATGATAGACAACAAGAAACGGAACATTTACAAACAGTAGAATTTCCCAGTTACAATAAAATATACAGTCAAGATTCCCAGGTTCCCATGTTACATATGAGCCAATAAACTAATAACACATTAAATCTGATTGAGGTCTTCAAGTGTTCTCACTGAGTTTGGTCATTCAAGCCCAGTGTCGACCTCGTGAATCTTCATCCTGTTCCTGGAATAGATGGAATTGGTAGAATTAATACATTGTCATTTTCAGATGGACTGTGCTCAGTGTGAGTTCACAGCTCTTTATTAATGTTAATGATAGTCAAGTATTTGATGCAAAGTGCCGGCTAACACTTACGTTGGAAGGCTCCTCCTGTGATACTTCTGTTGACTGGCTTTTTGTCTGTAATAAAATAATCataatttaatctttagtatttgtATGAAATCCTGATTTTCAAAAGTATTTGCAAAGGAAGACATGTGGGACTAGCAGAGAATGAcaacttggttggtatggacaagttgggcagaagggcctgtttccatgctgcatagttCCATAACTCCATGGCTAAGAATTTAAATGATATCACGTGATAAATTAAAACGTTTCAAATTTGAGGGTATTTGTTGAACCGAGGACTCCTGAAAAACTCTCACATTCTGCAGTGATCAGTACAGCCCTGGCATCAGAGATATGCTCGTAAACATATGACCCTTCATCTAGTTTCTGTTGCATTGCCCATTCTCAAGCAAGAATGTACAAGAATTACACAAGTCAAGATATTGTGGGAAGTCGGATCAGGAATTCAGGGTCTCCGGTAAAGGACTGAGAGATCATCTACACAAAGGGTGAGTTCAACACCTCCCTGGCAAAGGTCACATTACATCCAAGGGAACTGATAACCAATGTCACACCGCTATCCTGTACAATCCCTGGGAAAGTGATTGATTGAATTAATAACAAAGGGCTGCTTTGATAATCTATTTTATTGAACAAAATCCAAGTTTATGTTGGTTGATGAAACCTTGGTTATACTTACATTTGAAGACTCTTCAAGAGATGTTTCTTTTGACTTGCTTTCCACTGAGACATGGTCCTGTGGGATTAAAATATTATGGTAAATTCTTCAATATTCTGTCAATCAAACTATCACCAAGATAATACTTAGTCTCTACTTTTCAGAGGACAGTCCAGCCTGTTTAAGCTCTCAGTTCTGGAATTCCTTGTCTCTATATCTTTTCCATAAAATGAATTCCTGAGCTATTCATATTGCCCAATGTGGGGAAATAGAATCAGCATTAATAGGCgtcatggtcagtatggacaatgtgggccgaagagcccaagTCTGGGTGATGCATTCTAACCCCATGTTATTTATTCAATACCTGTTCAACATAGTTCTCCACTTTTCAGTTCTATCCCTTTGGAAATAAactccagtgattttttttttaattattatgagATGCCTAGCCCATTTTTGGTCATGAGGTTTTATGCACTCATTTGTATTTTAAAtacacttttttttgtttgtttgctctGCAGTTCCCCAACAGGAAGAAGGAGCAAAGTATCTACCATTGGTGATCAACATTGTTCACACAATGCCATCCACTGCACCTCCTGTGCCTTTGAGTTTGAACACGAGTAAGCTCATTCTCTGTCATGAGGATAATTCAACAATCCTTTGGAAAGGATATGGGATGGAGCATTGGAATCCTTTCCCCTGTGCCTCAAATTAAAATGAATTCTTATCGCACAGTGTATTCTCGATTCAAGGAAGTTATACTTTTTTGTTCATTAGTAAATAACAACAAGAAAATCAGCAGGATAATTCATACTCACATCTGCCATCGTCTCCACTGAAGTCTCCTTTGACTTTGtcatctgggggaaaaaaaaaattgtcatgtTTAGCCCAGTGAATAAGAGTGGCATTTTCAAATAGTGTTTATGGTTAGAGCTTGGACACGTTCAGGCTCTTACTATCTCACAATATATTCGAAAATACACCGATGGACACAGATGCTATCTCACAGACGATGGACGACACACAAGGTTAACTGATGATCTCTGACTTCTGCTGTCAGTGATAAAATTTCAGGGTGGGTCTTATTGTTGCTGGCATTGCTGGCTTTGAAACAACAAATCTAATTGAAACTGGCTGTGATTACAACATGACATCACTGTAAACAAATGATCAAACAGTTGGCCTGTATACTTTAGCAGTAGTATTGAATAAACTCATCTTTGCATTTGGTTTCAATATATCTTTTATCTTGAAGAATGGTATCTTAAAGATCATCTTAAGGATGGTAAAGCCCGAAGAAATGTCAAGCATCTGTATCCCTCTCTCTGAGTCCGGCACTTCAATAAATTGCtgtctcactctccatccctccacaatTTAATACAGGACCTCATTATTGCTAACCCTGCTAACACGAATATAATTTGGTAAATTTCCAGCTCACACTCACATTTGAAATATCCTCTTCCGATTCCTCTGTTGAGTGGGTATCAACCTATAAGAAAATATTAATGACAACAGGTCAGATAATGTGCGGTTGAATATTCTGTAAATTAACTGCTGAAATCAGCACCATGTAAAATATTTATTGATAAATTACAAATTAAGAATTGGTATATCTGTTAAATGACAGTTGTATTTGTGTTTGAATGATACGCTGTTGGAGAAGAGATGATCTTATCAACTGCCTCACTTTATGCAAACGTGCAATAATCCTTTCAGCCCTGTTGTGTTCGGGCTGTGGATCAATGGATAACAGTTCTGAAAATTGGGATGCAGTTTAAAACTGCTGCTCCTCTTCTGGAAGGACAAAAAAATATTATCTATGGATAAATGATATTAggataggacccttcttcatttcccTCCTGATGCTACCAAACcctttgaattcctccagcaatttgttttttgttgctcaagatttcaacatttggaaCTCTTGTGGCTCAAATTACCTCTTGCAGGTGAGAATGTAGCTGTTACAGCTCTTCTTATCCTGTCCCTTAGAATCCATCTTTTCTATGGAAGCTAAGCTCTTTATGGGCGGAATACAAACAATCGCCTTTCTTTGGGCTAATTCAGCAATCCTTTGGCGGAGTTGTAAATGCTCACATCGGCAGAACCCTCAGCTAAATAAATTGCTATCCCACACTCCATTCTGACCAGCCCAATCCACAGTTTACAGTGAAAATATTATCTCTAAAATTCTGAGTTAATACTCACATTTGATGTTTCCTCCACTGATGTTTCTGTTGATTCGGTTGTGTCctgttaaaatattaatatttacaTTATTAGCACATTGTACAGAGGAGACATTTAGTAAACACTCGTCAAAAATCCAATTTGCTTTGCATTGCTTACCTCGAAGCTGATTTCACTTGATTCTATTGAGTCACTGTCGCTGTCAATGGTTTTCAGACCTTCACACTCCACATCAACGTCAGCCAACTTGTCAGCAAAATATTCCACGCGACTATTGCAAAATCCTTTCTCCTGTCAACATAAAATACATATTTTTTGGTCACAATTGTGAGTTGGCAAAGATAATTTATCTAATTATACAAGTGAGTTAATAGATCAGTAATAGACGGGATAGGTCAGGACTTACAGCGATCTTTCTGGGGCGGAATCGGCAGCCGGGATCATCAAATTCCATCCCGGAATTCTTGGAGCAAACGGTTTCTGTCACGGAGAATGTCAAATCCACGTTGTACGACAGTTTGCCTGTGCGATAAGTCTggggaaaaaagacaaacgagtaATTAAAGTGTGTACGGTAGTTCTTTCTGCGGTCAGATGAAGCTCAGATCAAAACAtgagcagaaaggaactgcagatgctggtatataccgaaaatagatacagtgctggagtaactcaatgggtcaggctgcatctctggagaaaagggactcACGGACttaatgattcagattcaggtcgaatctgaatcattgaatcagaagaaagggtcccgaaccgaaacgccacccagcctttttctccagagatgttgtctgacccgctgagttactctagcattttgtgtctatctcagatcaagacagtttaaaaaaaatcttcaatgGACGATTATAATGTGCACACACCATCCTCATGATATAGATATATTTAATGCAATGGGAACTTTGACACCAAGAGGGTAACCGATTAGAATTTGGCAATAGTTCAGACAAAAGTAAACCCCTTAACCAAAACTAGATAAATGGGCAAATGTTACATTTAGTTATTACTACTATTCAACTCTTCTAAATCACAGGCTGATTTGGGATTACAATTCCGGAGCAGAACATCACCCATTATTTAAGAGAGAGATTTGTTCATCGGTGTCTAATTGAAATCGATAATCCTCTATTAAAATCTGTTTATGAAGCAGACTTGAGGAAGAACCCACTTACATTTGTTACACCTCTCCTGGTGATCGCACACAGGTTGGTGATCTCGGTGATTTCATTCAGTTTTGCAACTGAGGCTCTCAGAGCATCCTTGCTGCTTGGCACTCctgcagagagagaaggaaagttgtacaagacattccaACAAGCAGCAATGAAGTATGTTTGCACATTGGTGAATTATCGCTGACTGAAGCTCATTGCCAGTAACGTTGCTCTCCGaggccctccctctccccagtaCCTACCCAAGCAGTGGAGGATCTGCACGGCAGCGATGGCGAGGAGGAAGGATTTCATTCTGCCTTGTATAGGATCAGCCGACTGGGTTCTCAGAGTAAAGTTGCTGGTTCTCTCTCTCGATCTGCCTTCACCTCGCTGCCTCCAGTCTTTATACCCTGCACCTCAACCACAGTCAAACACTGACTCGTGTTTGCTCAGCGTGTTGGTCGTGGGCACCGGAATCAGATGAAAGGTGGGCTACAAGTATGGACAGAGCTTCCTCCCCGCGTCAGCATCGTGTTTAGGTTTGGTGGGAAACGGCTGAGATCAGATCTTATTCCAATGAAGATGATTTAAAAATAGGATAGTTGTAAGTGCTTGAAGTCAGATGATGGAATTATTCCGTATAATGCCCGGGTCGTGTAATGTGTCAGTGAGTGAAAGCCAGCCATCCCGGCCGCTCCCTGCACAGAGTATCCTTTTGTTTattgttcagagatgcagcaggcaaacaggccattcagcccgccgagcccactccgaccatcgat from Leucoraja erinacea ecotype New England chromosome 7, Leri_hhj_1, whole genome shotgun sequence includes the following:
- the LOC129698986 gene encoding uncharacterized protein LOC129698986, which encodes MKSFLLAIAAVQILHCLGVPSSKDALRASVAKLNEITEITNLCAITRRGVTNTYRTGKLSYNVDLTFSVTETVCSKNSGMEFDDPGCRFRPRKIAEKGFCNSRVEYFADKLADVDVECEGLKTIDSDSDSIESSEISFEDTTESTETSVEETSNVDTHSTEESEEDISNMTKSKETSVETMADDHVSVESKSKETSLEESSNTKSQSTEVSQEEPSNEQDEDSRGRHWA